GAACGTTTGACCAGCGGAGGCCAAACGTTCAAGTGGGCGGTGGCTCAGTCGTTAAAAAACGTCTGTTTGATGGCAAGCTCCACGCCGCGCACTTCAGCCAGCCCTTTTAACCGACCAATGGCCGAGTAACCCGGGTTGGTCTTTTTCTTCAGGTCATCAAGCATCTGGTGGCCATGGTCGGGGCGCATCGGAATGGCACGGTTATTGCCCTGCTGACGGCGACGATGCTCTTCGGCCAGAATCGCTTTGACCACTTTTACCATGTCCACATCGCCATTCAGATGGGCGGCTTCGTGGAAACTTTTCGGGTTAGCTTCGCGACAAGTCGCGCGCAGATGGGTGAAGTGAATACGATCGGCAAAGGTTTCAATCATTTTCACCAGGTCGTTATCCGCCCGCACACCGTAAGAGCCGGTACACATGGTAAAGCCGTTATGGATGCTGTCTACGGTCTCTTTTAACCACTGCATATCTTCAAGGGTGGAGACGATACGCGGCAGGCCAAGAATCGGGCGCGGCGGGTCATCCGGGTGAACCGCCAGCACGATGCCGGCCTCTTCTGCCACCGGCACAATGGCGCGCAGGAATTCCGCCATGTGTTCGCGCAGTGTGGCCTTGTCGATGCCATCGTACTGCGCTAACTGGGCGCGGAATTGCTCGACGGTGTACCCCTCTTCAGCGCCGGGTAAGCCTGCAATGATGTTGCGCGTCAGTTTCTCTTTTTCAGCCTCCGTCATGGCGGCAAAACACGCGGCTGCCTGACGCTGTTCATCATCACTGTATTCGCTCAGTGCGCCGGGGCGTTGCAGAATGTGCAGCTCAAAAGCGGCAAACGCGATGTAATCAAAACGCAGGGCGCGTGAGCCGTCGGGCAGCGGATATTCCAGATCGGTACGCGTCCAGTCCAGTACCGGCATGAAGTTGTAGCACACGGTATCAATACCGCAGGTGCCGAGATTGCGCAGAGATTGCTGATAGTTAGCAATATAACGGCGGTAATCACCGGTCTGGGTTTTAATGGATTCGTGCACCGGCACGCTTTCCACGACCGACCAGACTAGCCCTTTCTCTGCCAGCAACGCCTGGCGCTGCTTAATCTCTTCGATGCTCCATACCTCACCGTTCGGGATATGGTGCAGGGCGGTGACAATACCGGTTGCGCCTGCCTGGCGCGCGTCATCCAGTGAAACTGGATCATTAGGGCCATACCAGCGCCAGGTGTGTTCCATAGCGTCGCTCCTTAAAGCGGTTGCGTAAGTGAAAACCACGACATTAAAACGACAGAGTGAGGGACACACGTCAGTATGCCCTCATGGTCTGGTGGTCAGGCCACCAGACCGCATAACTATTCACTACCTGTAGCTAATTTTCTGTGATCTGAATCACTAATTGAGGGTGGTACATGAACGGGGCAACACATTACCAGTATGAATCGGGCGGCTTGGCGGGGTTATCACGCTCAGTACCATGACCCCTTGCCCACCTGATGGGCGCTGCCCATCGCGGCATTCGCGGTGGAGGCCGCAGAGTGCGCTTGATACTGATTATAGGCCGTGTCTTTGAATACGAGGGCCTGAGTGGTATGGAAGTGCAGTTATTTTTATATATGATTTTTTTACTCGATGAGGTGTGATTTTTATATTTGATTTGTATCAATCAGAAATAGAGTTCTTATAATCTTACCTGTCGCCGTCAGGCATTCTTGAAAGAATATTATGAACGATATAATGCATTTCTCTTCTTGTGCTAAAAACAATGCCAGCTCAAGCCTGAATAAGGGTGTGACTAATTTACTCAATGCTTCATTGCAGAGCGACTTCCACCGGGAAGTGCGACATTATCTCATGCGCTACCCCGAGACAAAACATGTTGATATTTATCTGAATGACGTTAATGGTATTTTCAGAGGTAAAAGAATATCGGTTGACGCTCTGCTGGCTGTCGCAAATGGATGTTATTTCCCTCAATCAATCTATGCCATGAATGGTGATGGTCATGTTGTCTGTCATGATCCCGTTTTTTCCGATGAACCAGATAGATTATGCCTGCCGGTTATAGGTACATTGCGCCCCTGCGCATATGGCTCGAAAGATAATGCACAGCTTCTTTTATCCATGAGAGATGCCAAAGGTGATTTATATTCTCTTGAGCCAAGAGCAATTCTTGAAAAAATCGTGGGGAAGTTACAGCGTTATGGTTTCTACCCTGTCATTGCCCCGGAAATTGAGTTTTATTTAATCGATAAACAGAGCCCGGCAAGGCCCCAATTAGGTTGCTTTCATATGGCGGTGCCCTCCAGACATGGGCCATTTATCGAGAAACTGGAAAATATTGCTGAAGAACAGCACATTGCGCTCGCCGGGATCGTGAGTGAAGCAGAGCCAGGGCAGTATGAGCTCAATTTGCCTCACTCTCACCATGTTGTTGATATCTGTGAGCGAGTATTAGCATTACGCCGGCTTACCGGTATCGTGGCGAGTGAGTTTGGGTATCAAGCAAATTTTATGGCCAAACCTTTTTCACACGTTTCAGGAAGTGGCCTGCATTTTCATATTAGCTTGAATGATGCTCAGGGGAATAATGTTTTTAATTCTCAAAATAATAAATTAAATACCATTATGAAACGCGGTATTGCCGGGTTGTTAAATATGATGCCTGCGTCAATGGCGATCGTTGCTCCGCATGTAAACTCTTTCAGGCGAATACGTAAAAACTTAAATGAGCCTATTTTTAACTCGTGGGGATATAATAATCGACGTGCCGCGCTACGTATTCCGTGCTCTGACAGTAATAGCCGTCGTATCGAATATCGGCTGGCGGGGGCCGATGCAAACCCTTATTTAGTGATGGCAACGATCCTTAGCGGAATTCTCTATGGGCTGGAAAATATGCCAGAGGACTCACTGAATGAGGCGATGATGGTAATTCCTGATTTGCCTTTATTTCAGCAACACGCGATTGAGGTATTTGAGCAAAATTCTTACCTGACAAAAAGCCTGGGAGATGAATTTTCTCGCCAGTGGGTCTGCTGTAAGCGTTCTGAGCTTGATGCCTTTGAAAGAAAAGTCACACAGGAAGAAAGCGCGATGTTCTTTGAAAACTGATGCGATACGCCCTATACGATGATGGCAGAGGCCCGCAGGGACGGAGCATGAGGAAGAGATGCCACCGTTAGCTATGGTAAGCTGCGCGTTGTGATTTTATCGCTTCTCGTGGAAAACGGCTGACAGGGGCCTGAGGGGATATGGTGCTACCCACACTAAAAGTTGAGCGGTTATATCGGCAAATCTCTAATTTGTTGATTAGCTGCATTAAAAACGGGCAGTTTGCTGCCGGGCAGTTGCTGCCCTCAGAGCGTGAGCTGGCAAAACAGCTGGGCGTCAGTCGCTCATCAATTCGTGAGGCGTTGATTGCGCTGGAGATAACCGGTTGGGTGGAGATTCGCACCGGTAATGGGATTTACGTTAACGACCCGCTGCCCGATGTGCCTGGTGCCGCGCTGCCGGAAGACGAGTTCAGCCTGCGGGCATTTATTCAGGCGCGTCAGGTGTATGAGTCAATGATGGCTGAACTGGCGGCGGTGCATGCCACGGACGAGCAACGCGCAGCGCTCTCCGAGCTTGCTCAGGCATTGAGTCAACTGCACGTTAACGATGCGCAGTTTCTGCATGAAGATAAACGCTTTCATCTGTTGATTAGCGAAATGTCTGGCAATGAGGTATTGCAGGACATGATGGAATACCTGTGGAACAAGCGCCAGAGTAGCCGGTTTATGCGGCTGGAAACGCTCTATGCCGACCCCGATATTCCCCACATTATGAATCAGGATCATACCGAGATAGCCGCCGCCATTTTAGCGCGCGATCCGGCGCGGGCGCGCCAGAGTATGATGCAGCATCTGCAACATGTTTATGATCATTTGTTTAGCGATGACGACGCCGCCAATTAAGCCTCGCCCGGAAATAAAAACACCCCGGGGGGACACAGGCACCGGGGTTGAGGGTCATGCTGTTATGCGCGGTTATTTGTAGATAACGGCGTTGCCGTGCAGGGTATCGTCGCCGCCAGCGTAGGTGATGGTATAAGCAGACGCGCCTGCTGCACGGGCTTTCTCTGCCAGTTTATCCTGCAACGTGCTCAGGCTGTTGGCAGTCGCGGACACCGCGCCGATTTTTTCCAGCTGCTGTGCCTGCGCGTAGTTAACACTCTGCGCGGCGAATGAACCAAATGACAGGGTGGTCAGTACAGCGGCGATCGCCAGGGTTTTGACGTTTTTCATCTCTCTTTCCTTTTTCGATAATCGTGTTGAAAGGCGTTTGTCCTTTCGATGACGCCAAGGTTACGCCTCACAGACCTGCGTGGAAAACGGAGGTTGTTGA
This sequence is a window from Dickeya aquatica. Protein-coding genes within it:
- a CDS encoding glutamine synthetase family protein, with amino-acid sequence MNDIMHFSSCAKNNASSSLNKGVTNLLNASLQSDFHREVRHYLMRYPETKHVDIYLNDVNGIFRGKRISVDALLAVANGCYFPQSIYAMNGDGHVVCHDPVFSDEPDRLCLPVIGTLRPCAYGSKDNAQLLLSMRDAKGDLYSLEPRAILEKIVGKLQRYGFYPVIAPEIEFYLIDKQSPARPQLGCFHMAVPSRHGPFIEKLENIAEEQHIALAGIVSEAEPGQYELNLPHSHHVVDICERVLALRRLTGIVASEFGYQANFMAKPFSHVSGSGLHFHISLNDAQGNNVFNSQNNKLNTIMKRGIAGLLNMMPASMAIVAPHVNSFRRIRKNLNEPIFNSWGYNNRRAALRIPCSDSNSRRIEYRLAGADANPYLVMATILSGILYGLENMPEDSLNEAMMVIPDLPLFQQHAIEVFEQNSYLTKSLGDEFSRQWVCCKRSELDAFERKVTQEESAMFFEN
- the bhsA gene encoding multiple stress resistance protein BhsA: MKNVKTLAIAAVLTTLSFGSFAAQSVNYAQAQQLEKIGAVSATANSLSTLQDKLAEKARAAGASAYTITYAGGDDTLHGNAVIYK
- the uxuA gene encoding mannonate dehydratase is translated as MEHTWRWYGPNDPVSLDDARQAGATGIVTALHHIPNGEVWSIEEIKQRQALLAEKGLVWSVVESVPVHESIKTQTGDYRRYIANYQQSLRNLGTCGIDTVCYNFMPVLDWTRTDLEYPLPDGSRALRFDYIAFAAFELHILQRPGALSEYSDDEQRQAAACFAAMTEAEKEKLTRNIIAGLPGAEEGYTVEQFRAQLAQYDGIDKATLREHMAEFLRAIVPVAEEAGIVLAVHPDDPPRPILGLPRIVSTLEDMQWLKETVDSIHNGFTMCTGSYGVRADNDLVKMIETFADRIHFTHLRATCREANPKSFHEAAHLNGDVDMVKVVKAILAEEHRRRQQGNNRAIPMRPDHGHQMLDDLKKKTNPGYSAIGRLKGLAEVRGVELAIKQTFFND
- a CDS encoding FadR/GntR family transcriptional regulator; its protein translation is MVLPTLKVERLYRQISNLLISCIKNGQFAAGQLLPSERELAKQLGVSRSSIREALIALEITGWVEIRTGNGIYVNDPLPDVPGAALPEDEFSLRAFIQARQVYESMMAELAAVHATDEQRAALSELAQALSQLHVNDAQFLHEDKRFHLLISEMSGNEVLQDMMEYLWNKRQSSRFMRLETLYADPDIPHIMNQDHTEIAAAILARDPARARQSMMQHLQHVYDHLFSDDDAAN